CATCCTGCTCCtgatctccgccgccgccggagataCCTCCGTGTCGACGTTCTCCTACCCCCGCCACTGCCCCGGCCTCCCCGCGGCTTCCGACCTccccgcgggcggcggccccGCCCTCCCCACCCTCCAGCTCTCCACTGGCTACTTCTCCGGCGGGGACAACGTCTTCGGCCCCGAAACCTCCTCCCAGCCGCGGTCCTTCtcgctcctcccctcctccgTCGCCCGCACCGCCAACGCCTCGCTCCTCCACGTCTCCGCCACGCTCGGCGTCTCCGggggccgccgcctgccccacTACGGCCTCTTCGGCCGCAACCTCTTCGAGTACGACGGCCAGGCGCGCCACTTCCGCCCGCGTCTCCCGCGCTTCACGGGGCCGCGCGGCTCCGTCATCTTCGGCCTGGAGGGCTACTACTCGACGGCCTCTGGCGAGCTCTGCATGGTCGGCACTggctccggccgcgccgccgacggAAAGCCCGTGCACTTCCTCCCCGTCGTGCTCCGCCTCGGCTTCCCCAACCCCGCCAACCTGACGCGGTCCTTCGTCACCGGCCGCCTCGAGAGCGTCGCCACCATCAGCCCCATGGAGACCGTCTCACTCGTCGCCTACGCCGAGGAGGGATACGCGTACGCGGAGAGCGCCTCCTGCCCACCGCCACCTGCAGGGAGGCTCGACGCGCTACAGGTGTTCGAGGGTAGGAATTTCTCGTGTGCTCACCTCAGTTCAACGCTCAAACGGCCGTTCAGGTTGGACTACCGGAGCGGCAGTGAGTCTACCGCATCCTCACTGGGGCTCCACCAAAGGTACATGTATGTCAACCGGCTGCAATGCAAGGATGATGGTGCCGTCCGTGCTTATGTGGCATTCACTAACCAGACAGAGGTATCAAGGTTCATGCTGGGTGAGAAGGCGGTTGTGGCGGATGGGTTCTGGGATCGGCAGAGAAGCCGGCTTTGCCTCAAAGGGTGTCATGTGGTGAATCCGGGACCATCCCGTGCGGATTTGGCAGTGGGTGAGTGTGGAATTGGGATGAGCTTCTGGTTCCCAGCAGTGTGGTCGTTACAGCAACGGAGCTTTGCTGCTGGTCTGGTCTGGAATACGAGTCTGAAAAGTGGTGAAGCCATTGCTGCAGGTTCTAGTTTAACCACTCACTACTACAGGGGCAATCTTGCTGGTTTGAAGTATAATTACACTAAGGTGGATGAGGCTATGAAGCACTATGAGAAGTATGGATTGAACAAGAACAGGAAAGGAAAGTTCCCAGATAGCAGTTCATACCGAGACTTGGTGTTCCGTTTTTTTGTGCAGAAAGGAGGTGGTTCTGGATATGCATCGCCCATCACAATTGGGTCAAAGTTGTTTGATGGTAACTCCTTGGTGGTTCCAGATCCCTTTTCTCATCATGTGACAACCGAGATGAAGCAGAGACTGATTAATGTCAGTTACGACATATACTATGTTGGGAATTGGTCTCTAGAATCATTCCATCGTCGACATATCTCTGCAGAGGGTGTTTACGATACTAAGACAGGCTCCCTTTGCATGATTGCTTGTCGAGTGCTTAACGTTTCATCAGATTGTGAAATTCTAGTGACTGCTCAGTTTTCTTCTTTGGATGCAAAAGTAGCACAGCATGTGAAGGGGACTATCagaagcttgaggaagaagACTGACCCTCTTTTCTTTGAAACTCTGGACATTGCTTCATATGGGATGTACCCAGACAAAGTGGATGAATCAATATGGAGAATGGACTTAGAAAGCACCATGGCCTTGATCTCTATGACACTGGCATGCATCTTCATTGCTGTGCAGCTTTTTCATGTCAACAAGGTCCCTGAAGCGCTTCCTGCCATGTCAATCACGATGCTTGTTGTTCTGGCTTTGGGTTACATGATCCCTCTTGTACTGAACTTTGAGGCTCTCTTCAAGAACAGCAACAAACAGACCTTCCCGCTTGCAGGCGGTGGTTGGCTTGAGGTGAATGAAGTCATGGTACGAATCATTACCATGATAACATTTCTGCTGCAGTTGCGACTTCTTCAGCTGGCATGGTCTGCACGATCTGTGGATGTAAGCAAAGCTGAGTCATGGGCTGCCGAGAGGAAAGTACTCTGGATATGCTTGCCACTGTACATTATTGGGGGAGTTATTACTTGGGTTGTTCACATGAGGTTTAACCACAGCCGAAGAATGCTAAGGCAGGTTGTCCAGATCAAGCCAGTTGGACATGCATTCTGGGAGGACCTTGTGTCTTATGGTGGATTAATACTCGATGGGTTCTTGCTCCCTCAAGTGATCATAAATGCTTTCACAGATTCCAAGGTTAGAGCCCTTTCCCCAGGGTTTTACATCGGAAGCACCATGATCCGTGCTCTGCCTCATGTGTACGACGTGTTCAGGAGAAAGCATTTTGTGCCCAGCTTGAGACCATCTTACGTGTATGCGA
The nucleotide sequence above comes from Panicum virgatum strain AP13 chromosome 3K, P.virgatum_v5, whole genome shotgun sequence. Encoded proteins:
- the LOC120700644 gene encoding uncharacterized protein LOC120700644, giving the protein MATHASKSYLCAGSSSFDDPDVVEVSPAAAAAGGWATGHNKRKRSQVVPHEVIEIDDDDPDGVMIVGDKTSADKNKQTVVYPDWAKHGKSSLVHEIPGPSTYASKYANPWVDLKMSQDDAVYNYSDDYPYEGFDEDYAYDEDEYEDDGYDASLVESEHNYSLSSKFDNLGIPPCVEPSIPWMQKTEIANKSKPTKIMDAQIEEKYKAFKQFDTVDDHSDHYYSKPELRKVQVVKKPSKDWAKCIQHEWKVLKKDLPDTIFVRAYEDRMDLLRAVIMGPAGTPYHDGLFFVDIYFPPQYPNVPPMVNYRAGGLRLNPNLYACGKVCLSLLNTWSGSGCEKWNPSNSTMLQVLISIQALVLNAKPYFNEPGYAMQANTAHGEKKSLTYNEDTFLLSCRTMLYSLRNPPKNFEDFVAGHFRKYGRNILVACRAYLEGAQVGCLAGDGVQDVDEGDKSCSVRFKQSLKRLFEELLMEFTVKGADTDKFLNEKAGPGPSTVAADTTLRLTSEVKPSSSPPSSPSSSHSLPQNQMGEGRRRDLTPRSISASQSPMAPPRANPTHHPRLALPLIILLLISAAAGDTSVSTFSYPRHCPGLPAASDLPAGGGPALPTLQLSTGYFSGGDNVFGPETSSQPRSFSLLPSSVARTANASLLHVSATLGVSGGRRLPHYGLFGRNLFEYDGQARHFRPRLPRFTGPRGSVIFGLEGYYSTASGELCMVGTGSGRAADGKPVHFLPVVLRLGFPNPANLTRSFVTGRLESVATISPMETVSLVAYAEEGYAYAESASCPPPPAGRLDALQVFEGRNFSCAHLSSTLKRPFRLDYRSGSESTASSLGLHQRYMYVNRLQCKDDGAVRAYVAFTNQTEVSRFMLGEKAVVADGFWDRQRSRLCLKGCHVVNPGPSRADLAVGECGIGMSFWFPAVWSLQQRSFAAGLVWNTSLKSGEAIAAGSSLTTHYYRGNLAGLKYNYTKVDEAMKHYEKYGLNKNRKGKFPDSSSYRDLVFRFFVQKGGGSGYASPITIGSKLFDGNSLVVPDPFSHHVTTEMKQRLINVSYDIYYVGNWSLESFHRRHISAEGVYDTKTGSLCMIACRVLNVSSDCEILVTAQFSSLDAKVAQHVKGTIRSLRKKTDPLFFETLDIASYGMYPDKVDESIWRMDLESTMALISMTLACIFIAVQLFHVNKVPEALPAMSITMLVVLALGYMIPLVLNFEALFKNSNKQTFPLAGGGWLEVNEVMVRIITMITFLLQLRLLQLAWSARSVDVSKAESWAAERKVLWICLPLYIIGGVITWVVHMRFNHSRRMLRQVVQIKPVGHAFWEDLVSYGGLILDGFLLPQVIINAFTDSKVRALSPGFYIGSTMIRALPHVYDVFRRKHFVPSLRPSYVYASPHDDLFSLAWDIVIPCGAILLSVVLFFQQRLGGAFFLCSKNRKTREYEMVSTVSS